In the genome of Gloeotrichia echinulata CP02, one region contains:
- the pruA gene encoding L-glutamate gamma-semialdehyde dehydrogenase: protein MVLQVQASTYEAKTQEIGKQLLIATQENRSFLASLRDQMRWDDKLLAWAMSNPGLRVQLFRFIDTLPALRSKSEIAAHLQEYLGDESVELPAALKGMLNFANPDSMPGQVAATTVATAVETLAHKYISGENIKQVIKTVERLRKEKMAFTIDLLGEAVITEAEAQSYLERYLELMVQLVEASQSWTTIAAIDTADGENLPKVQVSVKLTAFYSQFDPLDAEGSEAKVSDRIRILLRRAKEVGAAVHFDMEQYAYKDITLNILKKLLLEDEFRQRTDIGMTIQAYLRDSEQDAKDLISWLKQRGYPLTVRLVKGAYWDQETIKAAQKHWSQPVYNDKAASDANFETITQLLLENHQYVYAAIGSHNVRSQARAIAIAQSLNVPRRCFEMQVLYGMGDKLAKALVDQGYRVRVYCPYGELLPGMAYLIRRLLENTANSSFLRQNLENRPAEELLSPPVVDLSHAEAHTSTALSNQRRKEEGAGFVGVADTDYAGEGARVKSAEAFKVVRQQLAKSYLPLINGEYVNTSTVIDSLNPSNFSEVIGKIGLISVEQAEEAMQAAKAAFPAWRKTPVKQRADILRKAAVLMEQRRAELSVWIVLEVGKPVKEADAEVSEAIDFCLYYAEEMERLDQGVNYDVSGETNRYIYQPRGIVVVISPWNFPLAIACGMTVAALVAGNSTLLKPAETSSIITAKFTEILVEAGIPKGVFQYVPGKGSQVGAYLVSHPDTHVIAFTGSQEVGCRIYAEAATLKPGQRHMKRVIAEMGGKNAIIVDESADLDQAVIGVLQSAFGYSGQKCSACSRVIVLQPVYDAFVRRLVEATKSLNIGETELPGTQVGPVIDANARDRILEYIEKGKAEAQLALELPAPTQGYFVGPVIFTDVPPNGIIAQQEIFGPVLAVIRVQNFPEALTVANGTNYALTGGLYSRTPSHIQQAQTEFAVGNLYINRNITGAIVGRQPFGGFNLSGVGSKAGGPDYLLQFLEPRTVTENIQRQGFAPIEGVD, encoded by the coding sequence GTGGTATTACAAGTACAAGCCAGCACCTACGAAGCTAAAACCCAAGAAATCGGTAAACAGCTTCTAATAGCCACCCAGGAGAATCGTTCGTTTTTAGCTTCTTTGCGCGATCAGATGCGCTGGGATGATAAATTACTAGCATGGGCGATGAGTAATCCAGGATTGCGGGTGCAGCTATTTCGGTTTATTGATACTCTCCCGGCTTTACGCAGCAAATCGGAAATTGCTGCTCATTTACAAGAATATCTCGGTGATGAGTCTGTAGAGTTACCCGCAGCGCTCAAGGGGATGCTAAACTTTGCTAATCCCGATTCTATGCCTGGACAAGTTGCGGCGACAACTGTGGCGACAGCGGTTGAGACTCTTGCTCATAAATATATTTCTGGGGAAAATATTAAGCAAGTCATCAAAACAGTTGAACGCCTGCGGAAAGAAAAAATGGCTTTCACCATTGATTTACTTGGTGAAGCTGTAATTACAGAAGCCGAAGCGCAGTCTTATCTGGAACGTTACCTGGAATTGATGGTACAATTGGTGGAAGCTTCCCAAAGTTGGACAACTATTGCCGCTATTGACACAGCAGATGGTGAAAATCTGCCAAAAGTTCAGGTTTCTGTGAAGTTAACGGCGTTTTATTCCCAATTCGACCCCTTGGATGCTGAAGGTAGTGAAGCGAAAGTTAGCGATCGCATTCGCATTCTCTTACGTCGAGCCAAAGAAGTCGGCGCAGCTGTCCACTTTGATATGGAACAGTACGCCTATAAAGACATTACTCTGAATATTCTGAAAAAACTTTTACTGGAAGACGAATTTCGCCAACGTACAGATATTGGTATGACAATTCAAGCATACCTGCGCGACAGTGAGCAAGATGCTAAGGATCTAATTTCTTGGTTAAAACAGCGCGGTTATCCTTTAACAGTTCGTCTGGTTAAAGGCGCTTATTGGGATCAGGAAACTATCAAAGCTGCACAGAAGCATTGGTCACAACCAGTTTACAATGATAAAGCCGCTAGTGATGCTAATTTTGAAACCATCACCCAGTTATTGCTGGAAAATCATCAATATGTGTATGCTGCTATTGGTAGCCATAATGTGCGATCGCAAGCCAGAGCCATAGCCATAGCCCAAAGCTTGAATGTCCCCCGGCGTTGCTTTGAAATGCAAGTTTTGTACGGTATGGGTGATAAGCTGGCTAAGGCTTTGGTCGATCAGGGTTATCGTGTGCGTGTGTATTGTCCCTATGGTGAACTTCTACCGGGGATGGCTTATCTGATTCGTCGTTTGTTGGAAAATACGGCGAATAGTTCTTTTTTACGCCAAAATTTGGAAAATCGTCCCGCTGAGGAGTTGCTGAGTCCACCGGTTGTGGATTTATCTCACGCAGAGGCGCATACTTCGACTGCGCTCAGTAACCAGAGACGCAAAGAGGAGGGCGCGGGGTTTGTGGGTGTGGCGGATACGGATTATGCTGGGGAAGGAGCGAGAGTAAAATCGGCTGAGGCTTTTAAAGTTGTTCGTCAACAATTGGCGAAGAGTTATCTTCCTTTGATTAATGGTGAGTATGTTAATACTTCAACGGTGATTGATTCTCTCAATCCGTCGAATTTTAGCGAGGTAATTGGTAAGATTGGACTGATTAGTGTTGAACAAGCAGAGGAAGCAATGCAAGCTGCGAAGGCTGCTTTTCCTGCTTGGCGTAAGACTCCAGTGAAGCAACGGGCTGATATTTTACGGAAAGCTGCTGTGTTGATGGAACAACGCCGTGCTGAACTTTCTGTGTGGATTGTTTTGGAAGTGGGGAAGCCGGTTAAAGAAGCTGACGCAGAGGTATCTGAAGCTATCGACTTTTGTCTTTACTACGCTGAGGAAATGGAACGGTTAGATCAGGGTGTAAATTACGATGTTTCTGGTGAAACTAATCGTTATATTTACCAGCCCAGAGGAATCGTTGTGGTGATTTCTCCCTGGAATTTCCCGTTAGCCATTGCTTGTGGAATGACTGTTGCAGCTTTGGTTGCAGGAAATTCAACTCTCCTCAAACCTGCAGAAACATCTTCTATAATTACTGCCAAATTCACAGAAATTTTGGTGGAAGCTGGAATACCTAAAGGTGTATTTCAATACGTACCTGGTAAGGGTTCCCAAGTCGGGGCTTATTTGGTGAGTCATCCTGATACCCATGTAATTGCTTTTACTGGTTCTCAGGAGGTAGGTTGCAGAATTTACGCTGAAGCTGCTACCCTGAAACCCGGTCAAAGGCACATGAAACGGGTGATTGCCGAAATGGGTGGGAAGAATGCTATTATTGTGGATGAAAGTGCAGATTTAGACCAAGCTGTGATTGGGGTATTACAATCAGCTTTTGGTTATAGCGGACAAAAATGTTCTGCTTGTTCACGGGTGATTGTTCTGCAACCGGTTTATGATGCTTTTGTGCGCCGATTAGTAGAAGCCACAAAATCTTTGAATATTGGCGAAACAGAATTACCCGGTACTCAAGTCGGTCCGGTAATTGATGCCAATGCTCGCGATCGCATTCTCGAATATATTGAGAAAGGTAAAGCAGAAGCCCAATTAGCTTTAGAGTTACCCGCACCCACTCAAGGTTATTTTGTCGGTCCAGTTATCTTTACTGATGTGCCGCCAAATGGTATAATCGCCCAACAAGAAATTTTTGGTCCTGTGTTAGCAGTAATTAGGGTGCAGAATTTCCCAGAAGCCTTAACCGTCGCCAACGGTACAAACTACGCCTTAACTGGGGGACTTTACTCCCGCACACCTTCCCACATTCAGCAGGCGCAGACAGAGTTTGCCGTAGGGAATTTGTACATTAATCGTAACATTACCGGGG
- a CDS encoding cupin domain-containing protein, producing MYTNHCVIPVIKSPKDYQVYRISPCDTNRLAIIFDTANANTSLTCCVEIFDVGGQTPPNRHQWAVEMFFILKGEGVAMCDGKQVSIKAGDSLLVPPTGTHLIKNTGSSRLYTLTIMVPNEDFSELIRSGIPVALDAEDLAVLGRFDAMMPC from the coding sequence ATGTATACTAATCATTGTGTAATTCCTGTTATCAAATCTCCCAAAGATTATCAAGTATATCGCATCAGCCCCTGTGATACAAATCGATTGGCGATTATCTTCGATACAGCAAATGCTAATACTTCTTTAACTTGTTGTGTAGAAATTTTTGATGTCGGTGGACAAACACCACCAAATCGCCATCAGTGGGCGGTGGAAATGTTTTTTATCCTCAAAGGCGAAGGTGTAGCTATGTGTGATGGTAAACAGGTATCTATCAAAGCTGGTGATAGTTTGTTGGTACCTCCCACAGGGACTCATTTAATCAAAAATACAGGCTCGTCTCGTTTGTATACGTTGACGATTATGGTGCCAAATGAAGATTTTTCGGAATTAATTCGCAGTGGTATTCCAGTTGCGTTAGATGCTGAAGATTTGGCAGTACTAGGTAGATTTGATGCTATGATGCCTTGTTGA